The following coding sequences lie in one Halorarum halophilum genomic window:
- a CDS encoding HVO_2523 family zinc finger protein produces the protein MDESGDAGGSGSVDGTGGDGGSGSVDASEGVETVRTRPCPFCGASMDHRHCKYVCPEHGVVMDCADTFYHR, from the coding sequence ATGGACGAGTCGGGCGACGCTGGCGGGAGCGGCAGTGTCGACGGGACGGGCGGCGATGGCGGATCGGGCAGCGTTGACGCGTCCGAGGGCGTCGAGACGGTGCGAACGCGGCCGTGCCCCTTCTGCGGCGCGTCGATGGACCACCGGCACTGCAAGTACGTCTGCCCCGAACACGGCGTCGTGATGGACTGCGCCGACACCTTCTACCACCGCTAG